From the genome of Pan troglodytes isolate AG18354 chromosome 16, NHGRI_mPanTro3-v2.0_pri, whole genome shotgun sequence:
ACATTGGGCTGTTCCTGATAGAGATCTGAACTTCTAGAGGCCTCTCTGAACTAAATCTATGACCCTCGTGTGACAGGGCCATTGTTACTTGTGGAACACAATCTTTCTGATCCTATGTGAGGGAGCATGTTCCTTGCAGAAAGCAGGTAGGAGTCAAACCTTTTGTGTGCTCTTGCCCTCCATGAAAATCAAATCCTTGTGGCTACTTGAGCTTCTAAACTTCAGGCTTCATGAAGACAAATCACTTGATGAAAGTGAATTCTTATGCGGATCTTTGGAAAGTATCTTTAGAAAGCTGGAAAAAGTTTTCGAATTCCTACaaatatgatttaattttctaaactttATATTTCACTTGCACAGTCAAGTCCTTTGTCCAGTCCTTGGACTAACTAAGGTCCGAATTTATACCAACTTTCTCTTTGGCCTTGCGCCTGGCAGTAGGTACtgtgtgtttgttgaatgagtgtgtgtttgttgaatgaatgaatgaaacctgAAGTCTGAACAGAGGTTAAACTCATGGGTTTGCTAACAACGCTTCCATTTACTTTCCATGAGTGattgtagatttaaaaaatgttgaaaaatgcaAGTGCTAAGAAGTTTTGAGAATGTATAGATTTAGGTCCTTGTCTTGCAACTAACTCCCATTGTAaacttggacaagtcatttcacTTCTAAGGGCCTCAACTTttgtatctgtaaaatgaggccagCAAAGTGTTAGTGGGTAGGGTGATTATCCAGGTGTCCTTTATCCGAGGTTAGCACCTTATCTTTCTAGCTTGCTGCATCCCAGTATATCTCCACATGGCCAGAGAGCAGCGTTCTCTTACGCCTAGCCTTCTACGATTCAAGGACCAATTACTTAGCATCCAGACTCTGTGCAAAAGTAGCAAGAACAAGTGTTCTCAGTGTAGGCATTTGGGTAGATGTCAGCACTGCTGTGGATTTTGTGTGTTCAAGCTGGACTCAGAAGATCTGCTGGAATTCTCTTCTCTTGGTGATCTCAGGGAGGGGGGCTTTTGGGAGTATACGTCGGTTCAAGCATTGGTTAAATATGCAAGCATgactgattttggacttcattatttcatatttagTTTGCATTCTTGCTATTGTATACTTAACTGACTATTTAACCCTTTTACTTGGATCTACAGATTTTCccccacagaaaaacaaaacaaaacaaaataaaaagtatgtggTCTTCTTTGATGTTTATTGTCTTAGCAAATGCTACCACTATTCACCCAGAAGGCTAAGCCAAAACTCCAGGAGTCATCTTTGACCTTACCCTAAATTCATCACCAAGTCCTCCTCAGTGTAGCcttttatatatttctgattTCCCTCTGCTTCTCTCAGGCTCTAAAGTTGCCTCGCTAGTCTGAGTCACCATGACTTTTTCCCTAAGCACTATAGTAGCTTCCTAACTGGTCCTCTTCTCTCCACCCTTGTCCTTACTGGTCACTGATACATTTTTGCCATAGGAGATTCAGTTGACGTGTCTTCCAGATTGGAAATTAATCACGTCTCCCATCCTGCTTGATCCTTTGTGTGGTCAACCATGGCATTTTGGACAATGACCACAATTCTTAACATCTTCTAAAAGGCTTAAGTGGTGTGGCCCTtgcctgtcaacactgtgagctcCATGCTTGGTCCTCACGGATTTTCTCTGATGCTCATCTTTTCTTCTTGAGGAGAGAGAGCACTCCCATCTTTGCCCATGTCTCAGCCCAAGTTCTCTCTCTTCAGGGAAGCCTTGCCTGATTCCCCTCAATCTAAATATGTCCCCATGACCTAAGCTTTCATAGGCACACGGGCTTTTCTTCTGAAGAAcagaagatgaagaaactgagacttagaggaTTTAATTAACGTGTCCAAAGTTAAACAGCTAACAAACAGTGAAACTGAGATCCAAGGTCCCAAGACCAATAATGACAGATCCAGGATTCAGAACTGTATTTGATTCTAAACTCTCTGTGGCTGACTACTATGCCAGAGATGGGAAATAGGTTTTTACCTCACATGGTAATTTTGATGAGCAGTGCTGCCTATAGTGACATGATGAAAAGGATTTCTGAGGTTGCATCCTTGCTCAGTGGAAAAGTATACCATGTTTAATTAGTGATGCCTGTCGCAGGTGAAGGATTGGAGAAGGAAGGTAGACCAGGCAGGTAATTGCCCCATGCAAATGCTATAATGCACAATGTTATAGTGctcatttgattaaaaaaaatcaagaacagaACCTCCTTACAGGTCAGAAGCATGAGGAGCAGAACCCAGGACCCCTTAAGAAGGGATGGAGAGCCTGACCATTGGGCTCTTGAAGGATTCTATGTCAAGCAGTTGTGAAAATCACTccccatcatctttttttttttttttttttttttttttttttttttttttttttcccagatggagtctcgctctatcccccaggctggagtgcaatggcgcaatctcagctcactgcaacctctgcctcctgggttcaagtgattctcctgcctcagcctcccaagtagctgggattacaggtgcccatcaccactcccagctaatttttgtatttttttagtagagacagggtttcgccatgttggccagggcggtctcaaactcctgacctcaggtgatccgccagcctcagcctcccaaagtgctgggattacaggcataagccactgtgcctggcctccccaTCTCTTTATAGGCCTCTTTACCTCCCTGCTATGAAGAAAGCTTTGATCGACATGTCAATGTGTACTCTTGTAGCAGGAAGCCAGGACTGGCAGAAGCAGATGGTAGAGATAGGAGTTCACTCCAAACTTTCTCAAGTTCACACCCCCATGATGCCTTTTAACATAGTATATTGGAAAACTCAACTTACTTTCTGCAAAAAGATTCCAGGAAGGTGTGAAGGTGGAGGTTGGTGTGGGGTGAGGATTTTTCTCTCACATGTCAGGATCAGATGTCCAGCTTCTAGCCATGTTCTGAAGTCCACTTGGCTAACATCTCTTTGAAGATTTGGGGTTTGTCTTATACACCTCTGAAGCTGCCCTGTAGTACCCAACACAGGGCTTCACCCATTAGTTCATGGTGGTTGAATCCATTTTACTTGTGGAAGGTCCCAACTTTCCCAAAGCAAAAGGCATTGCCTTATTCTCCATCTAATGAGTTCTTTTCTGTGTCCTTGTCTGGGCACATGGTCTGGCACTGGGTTATTGTGCTGAAGGTTTAAGCAGCTTTCTTGCTATGGCAACGTAGAGTTTACTTTCATCTTGGGCAGGAGACTGCACCAGGCTTATAAAAGCATACCAGCTTACCTCAACTCTCAGAAGGCACATGCAATTGGATCTATTTCCCTTCCTGTGGTCCTTGTCTCCTGATTTCCAGAAGAAAGGGACAGAGGCTGTAGCGTTTCAGTATTCTGGTTTATGGTTCTGGATTCTGGGTTTCTAGTTGAGGATTCTAGCTGGTGAGTGTTTGAGTTCTTGCCTGTGACTCTTTAAATCCCTTTTGCTTCCACACTGGCATGCTGACTTCTAGTCAATATCCAGGGCAGagattttgattccattccaaatcTGTTTCTCCCTTAGTTTTCCTTTCTTAGTATTATCAGATCAAAAATCtgtttttccttcaaatttcCATCAACGTCTAGTCCATCAACAAACCTGTCAGTTCTACCTTCAAAACATTCTCCAATTCTGCTCCTGTCTCCCCTACCCCAACCACTGCCATCTCAGTGCTGGATTCCTTGATTTCCTAACTAGACTAACAGTAGCTTCCTCACTTATTTCTCTACTTCTACCTTCAACTGTCTCTATTTCACTTTCATACAGCTTCCAGAATGacctttattaaaaaatacttaattttgcCTTTCCGCACTACTCACAGAGGGGTCAAAATGGCATTGTTCTGGATTCCTGTTGTAACTTAAAGGGAAACTTTCACAATGTCTGGAGCCCTTGATGCTCTGCAAATGAAGGAGGAGGATGTCCTTAAGTTCCTTGCAGCAGGAACCCTCTTAGGTGGCACCAATCTTGACTTCCAGATGGAACGGTACATCTGTAAAAGGAAAAGTGATGGCATCCACATCATAAATCTGAAGAGGACCTGGGAGAAGCTTCTGCTGTCAGCTCGTGCCATTGTTGCCATTGAAAACCCTGCTGATGTCAGTGTCATATCCTCCAGGAATACTGGCCAGAGGGCCATGCTGAAGTTTGTTGCTGCTACAGGAGACACTCCAATTGCTGGCCGCTTCACTCCTGGAACCTTCACTAACCAGATCCAGGCAGCCTTCCGGGAGCCACGGCTTCTTGTGGTTACTGATCCCAGGGATGACCACCAGGCTCTCATGGAGGCATCTTATGTTAACCTACCTACCATTGCTCTGTGTAACACAGATTCTCCTTTGCGCTATGTGGACATTGCCATCCCATGCAACAACAAGGGAGCTCACTCAGTGGGTTTGATGTGGTGGATGCTGGCTTGCAAAGTTCTGCACATGTGTGGCACCATTTCCTGTGAACACCTGTGGGAGGTAATGCCTGATCTCTACTTCTACAGAGATCCTGAAgagattgaaaaagaaaagcaagctgctGTTGAAAAGGCTGTGACCAAGGAGGAATTTCAGGGTGAATGGACTGCTCTAGCTCCTGAGTTCACTGCTACTCAGCCTAAGGTTGCAGGCTGGTCTGAAGGAGTGCAGGCACCCTCTGTGCCTATTCAGCGGTTCCCTACGGAAGACTGGAGTGCTCAGCCTGCCACGGAagactggtctgcagctcccactgCTCAGGCCACTGAATGGGTAGGAGCAACCACTGAATGGTCTTAAGTTGTTCTTGCACAGGCTCCTAAGCAACATGGAAATAAGGTTGATGGAAAATAAACATCGGTTTCTAaacaaaaatacttaatttttagagaagttttaggttcacagcaaaattgagttaAAGATActgaaatgtttccattttacacCCCTCTCGCTTCCCATGCACAGCCTCTACCATTATAAACCTCTTTCACCAGAgcggtacatttgttacaattgcttaaaATACACTGATGCATTATAATTACCCAAAATCTATAGTTTGAATTAGAGCTCACTCTTGGTGTTGAACATTCTCTAGGCTTTGGCAAATGAATAATGTGATgtgtccaccattatagtatAATACAGAATTGTTTCACTGCCCTACAAATCTTTTGTACCCTGCCTactcatctctccctccccacaatccctggcaaccactgatcttatTACTGTtatcatagttttgccttttacagaatgtcatatggttggaatcatacaacatgtagCCTTCTCAGGTGGGCTTCTTTTAGTAATACGCAATTAAGtttcttctatgtcttttttctggcttgatagctcatttctttttagtgctgaataatattccatctaTTGTCTAAACgtaccacagtttatttgttcatttacctactgaaagacatcttagttgcttccacattttggcaattatgaataaagctgctataaacatatgtgtgcaggtttttgtgtgaacatagttTTTCAACTCCTTTGAGTAAATGCTAAGGAATGTTATTGCGGGATCATATAATAAGAATGTGTTTAGTTTTCTAAACAACTgcaaaactgtcttccaaagtggtcgtaccattttacattcccactagcaatgaatgagagtttctgatcgttaaaagatacagaatgatcttttaaaaatgtaatgctaATGACTCAGAAATAAAGAGATCATAAAAGACTATTATGAGCAATAATacaccaacaaattagataactagGAGAAATAGATAcgttcctagaaacatacaactgATCACAACtgaatcaagaagaaacagaaagtctAATCAGAGCAGTGACAAATATGAAGATTTACTCAGTAATGAAAAactttttaacaaagaaaaaccaGATAGCCTCACAGgtcaattctaccaaacatttaaagaagaattaatgccaattctttttatttttaaacttttatttatttatttaagactgggtttcactccatcacccaggctgaactgcagtggcatgatcatacctcactgtaacctcaaactcctgggctcaagtgatccttctgcctcagcctctctagtagcttggattacaggtgtgagccaccgcattcaGCCACTAATACCAATCATTTGAAAAtccaaataataaaagagaataaaacattccaaattctttttatgaggctagcatcaccCTGCTagcaaagccagacaaagatgccagaagaaaactacaggccagtatacccgatgaacatggatgcaaaaatcctgaaaaatattagcattttcaacataagcaaatcaattaATGCATATACCACATCAACAGAACgaagaataaaaatcacattgTCTTCTCAACAGACGCAAAagaagcatctgacaaaatttagcaccctttcatgataaacaCTATCAGCAAGTTAAGACTGTACCTCAACATAAAAAGGCCGTGTATGACAAGCCAATAGCTAACATACTCAATGATGAAAAACTGAaatcttttcctctaagatcaggaacaagacaaggatatccgCTCTtgccacttatatgagatatagTACTAAAAGTTATAGCcggagcaattagacaagaaaaggaaataaaaggcatccaaatcagaggagaagaagtaaaattatctttgtttgcagatggcatgatcttatatgtagaaaaccctaaagactccataaaaaactggtagaactaataaataaattcagtaaaatttcagggtaaaaaaaacatacaaaaattatagtatttctatacactaacaatgaattatccaaaaagaaatttaaaaagcaatcttaTTTACAAGCATAAAAATACTGAGAAATAAAcataaccaaggagatgaaagagttgtatgaaggaaacaatcaacaaaataaaaaggcagcTTATGCAGTGGaagaatatatttgtaaaacatatatttGCTAaagagttaatattcaaaatatatgagaaattcatacaactcaatagtgaaaacacaaataatctgattcaaaaatgggcaaaggaactgaatagacatttctccaaataagatatacaaatgatcaacaggtgtatgaaaaggtgctcaacatcagtaatcatcagggaaatgcaataaAACCACATGAGATATCTACTTCACACCTGTTTTgctggctattattaaaaaaaatccaaaggataACAAATGTCATTAAGGATGTAGTGGAaggggaacacttgtacactgctggtgtcAATGTAAgttggtacagccactgtggaaaacagtatccagatttctcaaataaatcaAAATCAGAACTGCCACACGAACCTGCAATCCaacttttggatatatattcaaaggaattgaaatcaggatcttggaaagctatctgcactcccatgcttattgcagcattattcgcaatagccaagatatgaaaactaCTTAAATGTCCATTgttagataaatggataaagaaaattgtaTATACATGCAGTAGAATATTATTGAGACTTCAAGAAGAAGGAAACCCcaccatttgtgacaacatagataaacttggaggacattatgctaaatgaaataaaccaaacaCAGAAGGGCAAATACtttatgatctcacttatatgatgaatttaaaatagccaaactcatagaagcagagcttggaatggtgattgccagaggctagggggaggaggaaatgaagaAGTATTAGTCAAAGGGTACAGAGTTTGGTTATACAAGGTAAACATGTCCAAGAGATCTACTGTGTAACATAGTGCATAGAGTTAGTAAGTACTCTGTACTTAAAAATTTGCTTCTACCTTCTggtagatcttatgttaagtgttctcatcacaaagaaatcCTAATAAATAAAGAGGGCagaaggaaacttttggaggtgacgGATAGATTTACAGAAGAGATTTTGGTGGTAGTTTCAGGGGTATATATTTATCTCCAAACTGATCAGGCTATATATATTAAGTATGTACAGATTTTGATATGACAATCATTTTAATcaagtggttttaaaaaaagtaatacagtCATGTCACTCTTGGATGTAAGATTCTGCAAACGGCTTCCTATCACACTTAGTGTGAAATGCAGTCTATCATATGACCCTAAAAATATGGACTTTTCTATGTCTTTAAACTCTCTTACACCCTCATTCACTACACTCCAATGACACCAGTCTTCTGTCAGTCACTTAAGCGCGCTAAATTCATTCTTGCCTCAGGACTTTTGCACTTGCTACTCCCTCTTCCTGATGTCTGATGTAAAATAACATGCCAACCCCACCATCTCTTTACTCTTTCTTATTGTTCCTCATGGCACTCACCTCTACTTGAAATGACAGCATATACTAACCTGTTTACTTTCTTTCTTATTAGAATGCAAACTCCATGAGGGTAGAGACTGACAATTTCCCCAGGGTCTAGTATGGTGCTGGcacacaatatttattgagttcataAGTGGATGGATTTGCAACCCACATATCATTTTCCTCCTGGAGGGCAATTTGCTCATCTAGGAAATGAGAGGTTGAACCGGATGACATCTCAGGACCTGTTTGGTTCTGAAAACTCTGGGAGCATATGAGAAACTGGcaatttgttttatcttttaatttaacttttaagttcagggctaCAAgagcaggtttgttatgtaggtaaacttctgtcatggggatttgttgtacagattattttgtcaccctggtattaagcctagtgcctattaattattttttctgatcaaTTTGATAGTGAACAAAAGGAGCCTAACTGCATTATGAGaacagaaagaatattttaataaccaTTCCCCCTTTCTCCCTGTATAAtggctttttctttattaatttgattaaaatgtctttaaagtCCAATTGTGTTTCCAGCACGGGGATAAGAAAAACTCTGAGACTAAAAGCAGAGTTTAAGTACTGATGCTGAAGTGATGCAGAATTAAGAAAAGACAGTTGTGAACTGGAATTAGTCTGGAGAGTTTTACAAAGGAGTCAGGTCAACTTTGGGTCTTGAAGGCAGGGTAGGTTTTACATTTGATCTGAGAGTAGGTAAATAGCCATTAATGGTTCTTAAGAAGGGAGTGGTGTGCTAGAAATATAGTATCTGGGAAATTATCTGTAGATGCCCTACCAGAATTGAGATCCTTGACCAGACTTCGAACTACTTAGGGTATAGAGATGTGCTTTTTACACTTTGCATTGAAGCATAGTTTCTAGCATATACTAGGTCCTAAAAGATTATTCATTGGATGAGATTGGGGAGGATGTTGAATCTGGAAGGGTTATGAGGTAGAAACCCAATGAGGATTGCTTGTTTCACTGGCTTCCACATATTGCCATGCCATGCTGTGATGTGGACAGCTCCAGGATCCTCATTGGCTGGGGAGGATGCTGGAGGTGAGATGGGTCCACATTTCAAATCCTGTAGTTGCAGCTTAGACTGGAATGCAGAGCACCCTGCATTCTTTGAGGGCTTGATGTGATGGAACATGGCCTTGAAGCCAACAGACATGCCCAGCACACAAACTTACTCACATGCTAACCTCCTATCCCGAGTTCATAATTACAACATAATTCAATCTGAAGTTTTCTCCCATAAGGAATTAGTATTCTATTTAGTAGCCACCCAGATTCTAAACAGTGAAAGCTAAACATCAAGAGCTTGATTGAATGACCCACCTGGAATTGTTTATACTTCATTAATGCTTTTCATAAATCATGAGTTTGACAGGTTACTGGCATGGACTTTCCAAATCTcataattgtgttttgtttttcccttgctTCATCAGTTTCCTTTCACAGGCTGACAGCTTAGAAAATGTTACTAGAACTGCCAGCTACTGCAGTGACCACTTCTGGtgtgagcacctactgtattcCCAGAACAGCTGTAGAGGTCTGAAGGCTTGGACGGTATGTAGTCTCGGCTTGGCCATATATTAGCTGGGAGTCCTGGGCAGATCTCTGCCATAagatctgtaaaaaaaaaaaaaaaaaaaaaaaagataaaatatgtgaTGGTAGTTATTTCATAAGACTGTTAAGAATGACATGAGATAATGTAGGTAAAGAATCTGGTGCACTGTCATGCGGTAAGTGCTGAATAAAGCTAGTGGTTGTAGTTCTTCTATTGCTAAACCTCAAGAAGATAAGcatccagaggctgaagtgattGCAAATGACCAGCACCTAAATTATAGGAGGACAGCTATTACCTTTATGTCTGTCTATAATAGGTGAGTTTGAGAAAATAAGATCTTGCATCAATCTAGATCATTATCTGGATTCTTTATCTGACTCGATCATGAAGCCAACCCAAGATTATGGGCTTTAATGGAGGTGTGTAGAGCAGTGGTATTTCCTACCACTAGATTATAATCTCTATAAAAGGTTTATTTTTGCATTCTCAGAACCTAGAATAGTGGCACTCAACACATCAACAGGCTTTTAATAACTCTTTGTTTaaaggatgaatggatagagaaacAAGGCAAAATAGGAGGTAATTCCATCATTTATATAatgcatttctatacacataagatataaatatatactttactatatatatttatatacttatctatatatgcatatattttctgattataaaagtaacatatactttttgtaaaaaattaaatgataccaaaatatataaaaaaatgtcCCTGGAATTCCACCTTCAGAGTTAACTATTGTTATTGAGTTTGGTATCTgtttttcttgatttaaaaattgtCTATGCTAATGTATAGGCACTTAACAAAAATGGGCTcatactcatttttaaatttagctgTATCTTAAGGCCCTTTGTCATCTCACTTCATGTAGATCTATATTTCTTTCTAAGGACTGCACAGTTTCTATCATGTGAGTTCATCATGCATTATCTACCCATTCTCCTCTTGATGGAATTTATATTTGTTATAACTTTTTTCACTACACTAATATAATATTTCAAGAAATGTTCATGTACATATATTTGCCTTCTTGGGAAAATAGTTCTATTGGAAAAATCCCTAATAGTGGAattgctaaatgaaaaaaatgtgcacATTAAAAATTTTGATGTTATGCTTTGCTTTTACAACTTCTTTGGAATTTGAAAACGTTGTTTGTGCCAGCCCTGCAGTGCCCCTACACAGACAACACGATTAGCTCTTTACCTTAGTGCTCTttcatttaaacaataaaaaatggtacTGAAGGTGGGTTCATGAGATGTTTGTGGATTGTAACTGGAGGTAGTTCTTTTACCTGGCAGCTCAATCTCTCTGACAAAGTAGACAGCTTTATGGGGTGGATACATATGGAGGCATGAGGAAGGAAGAGATGCCCACTTaggcatcaaaataaataaataaaaaagatgatgAATGAAAGAGCAAATATTTCCCCTATGTGCTCAGCCAAGATGTGGTGACAGGTTTGGACAGCGTGTCAGTATCAGAGTTGGGAAATGGAAAAAGCACGCTCCATTTGTGGGGCAATATCATTATGAATGGAGCCATATCCCCCTCAGCATCCTTTTCCTATGTGCCCCTAACCCCCAGC
Proteins encoded in this window:
- the LOC107968518 gene encoding small ribosomal subunit protein uS2-like, which produces MSGALDALQMKEEDVLKFLAAGTLLGGTNLDFQMERYICKRKSDGIHIINLKRTWEKLLLSARAIVAIENPADVSVISSRNTGQRAMLKFVAATGDTPIAGRFTPGTFTNQIQAAFREPRLLVVTDPRDDHQALMEASYVNLPTIALCNTDSPLRYVDIAIPCNNKGAHSVGLMWWMLACKVLHMCGTISCEHLWEVMPDLYFYRDPEEIEKEKQAAVEKAVTKEEFQGEWTALAPEFTATQPKVAGWSEGVQAPSVPIQRFPTEDWSAQPATEDWSAAPTAQATEWVGATTEWS